CTTGCCAACTGTTGTACTTAGGCTCTCAGTCTCTACCATTAGGCCAAGACGTTGTCTGGAGTCCATTACTGTTAACTGTAGTGTTGATGGTGTATGAGTTACGACTGATGCTGACTATAACAAACGAAGTTTTCATTCGAAATTGAATGATAGAAAATACATAGACGACACACCTTGTTCTGAGACATGAATGCATGAGTTATAGAAATGCAGCATTGGTGGCATGTGAGTATAACAGAACAAGTTCCATTCAAATTTCAAAATCACATGATAGACGGTAAACAGCCTTGCTTTGAAACATGAATGCATGAAATCAGCATGAAAGAACTGACAGTAAGCTCATTGCGCGATGATGAAGGCTGCGTTTCATGTATATATACACCCTTCTTATTTTCTTTCAAACCACCACTAAATTTAAATCATTTGAAGATTCCATCACCTTTAAACATACAAATATTCGCTTGTCTGCTCTTCAAAACAATGCAGCTCATCATAGTCACCTATGCCGGCCATTTTTTCATTGATGTTCATCCCCAAGAACCTATTCTTGAGATTAAGCAAAAGATATCTAACACCCTATCCATCTCAATCACTTCACAAACACTTGATGTCCTTGGCTTAGAACTTATTGATGGCCTAGACTTGGGTGATTATCCCATGATTGTCGAGGGCACAAAAATAGATCTCTTTGTCGACTCCTCTTTCTATGATATGGCTCCTATGGAGCTCGAGCATGATCATGACAATAAGATCCTTGTCACCATCAAATTTTCTTCTAGACAAATTAACATAGAGGTAGAGGTGACGGAAACCGTGCAAAGCTTGAAAGAAAAGATTCACATTCTTGATGGAACTCCAACCAAGAGGATGTCTCTATATATTTCGGGTTTAGAAATGGATGAAGAGTGTCGGTATCTAGGTGAGTATGGTGTACAAGAATTTTCAGAGATCTCAGTCTCCCTTAAAAGTATGAACAGAGTTAAGGTAGAGCCTTCCACTAGGAAGCTAAGCATGGTGATTCAAACTTCAATAAGTCTACTTAGTGCGAGCATTCCATTGGAGATGAAGGACTCATGCTCTGTGAATGAAGTAAGGCAACTGCTGTTAAGCCGAAAGATTCTTCCTGTGGATGACTATATTTTTATCCACAAGCAAAGGATTATGCGTGATAGCTGTACTCTTCGCTGGCATGGTGTTGAGAATGGGGACTATCTTTATGTTTTCACAGGAACAGTGAGTAAGGATGGACGTTAGTGGAGAGTGTTAGACGTTCATGTTTACATGTCTACAATCGTAGTCATTTACAAGAGTGAGAGTGCTTAGCTTTCTTCAATTCCTATATGGATTTTATAGAGTGGGTTTACTTTAGGGAATGATCTTATCTACTTAGTTGGTTATGAATAAATTAGTAAATGCTGTGAGTCCTGTGACCTATGAGAGTATGAGATATTGAGGCTCATCGTTCATTTtagttattaattattattattattattattattattattattattattattattattattattgttttttttttttaaatcttgaTTACATACAATCATACATACTATTGGGAATTTGGGATCATGTCATTAAACTGATCCTACTCGATTCCAGTGGAACTAGTAGTTTCTGGATAAGTTCGGAATAATTTTATTCACACTCCATGTCCAAGAGGTATAAAATCAGTAGAACTATCATAAGAATGATCTAATGAAGTACATATTACATGCAATTTCACTGTCACATTTTCAGCCTAACTACTTTATGAAAGCGCAACTCAGTTGATAAACGTGGAAAGCGAGGCAAATTAATACTGACGTCGCTATTAACACCAAACGTTGCCTCAGTGTACGAAGCAATTTTGTCGCTTTATCAATGACTTCATATAAATTTGTGGACGTTTGGTGAAAACTCTCTGTTTTATACTGGATTAACTGTGAATATATGTTTTCTGTCAACTACAGTGCCTGTTGACCATGCTGCTAGAGTTATGCGCGTCATTACATGGAATAAAGCCTTAAGTAGCATGTCGGAAGGTGGGAAAGATGAGTATGAAGACAACGAGACACTTGCTACGGTACTGGATAAATTAATGGCTTGGGAGAAAAAGCTTTATGAAGAAGTTAAGGTATGTATATTACTTCAATCTCAACGTATCCTCACCTTACCGTTTTTCAGCATGTTGCTTGATTTGCCTACAAAGCAAGAAAGAAGAAGTTGAGTATACATTTATAACATACAGTGATACAGTACATGATACCGTTAAAACTATAGAAAATAGTAACTCAAACTATCCTCACCCCATTCTTCTAAGTGGGGCTCCTAGTACTCTACCAGCTGCTAGTTGATGCTGTCTATCTTCTACGGAGTACTAATTTAGTGGTTTTTTTCTTTTAATGGGTTGAAAAATCGAGTGTGTTAAAACTTCAGAAAAAAGCATTTAGATGCATCAAGAGTCAAGATTTTGATTGTGACTTGTGAGTGCTCGTACTTCTGCGTGTCTGCTGGTAAATTTTCTTAGGACTTGGTAATATTGAAATTAATGCTATTAAGTTCGTTTATAAATTAGCTGTTGACATTACTTGTGGAGATAATTTTGAACTTTGAACAATTGGGAGTTCATTACGATAAGCAAGTTGTGGAAGGGCGTTTTCATGGATGACAGTGATATCATGGTCTGAACACACTTACTAGTTGACATTTAATCATGTTTGGATTGATTGGCTGCTGTGAAAGCATGCTAAAAGCTCTCATgagatattttttttctttttctttttgatgTCCAACTAAATCTCGGGTCTTTTTATGGTTTTGACAAAAAAACTTTGTTGTTTTACGTAACAAGTTACAAGAAGGTTCGTGCCTTTGATTCATTTAGTTGCATATGGCTGAGTTCTTCCACTGATAAAAGGTTTCTGCAAGTTGAGGAATTGACCTGTGGTAATATAAGAAGATACTCCGTAATAATTAGAAGTTACCTAGTATAGAAAGACATCAATGACTTTGTGACAACTCATAATGGATGTTGATTATATTTTCCCTTTTTTTGGAAGAAGGGGGTAAATAATACAACTATACAAGTAGACAAGTACTAGTTAATAAATGGAAAAAGCAACAAGTAAAGAGAGTATTGTATCAAAAGAGTAATAAATCTAGAATGTATGACTGACTTCGTAGTCATCCTGTGTAAATCAATTTAAGTTTATAGGCACTTAACATAGCGTGTTTATGTTATTCCAAATCTCAATGGTGATAATGTCTTTTTTTTTGTGAAGGCGAATGCTTAATCTAACTCGTGTTTTTGTACTTAATAGGCCGGTGAACTGATGAAACTGGAGTACCAAAGGAAGGTTGGACTCCTTAATAAACAGAAGAAACGTGGTGCGAATGCGGAGTCAGTTGAGAAAACAAAAGCAGCCGTTAGTCATTTGCACACCCGGTACATTGTTGACATGCAGTCTATGGACTCGACGGTAGCCGAAGTTAATGAACTCCGAGATCAGCAATTGTACCCTAAACTTGTCGAATTAGTTGATGGGTAAGTAAGACTGTAAATCAAAATGACTAACCGATTCTTTTCATAATTCTAATCTCCATCCCCCACCCCATTACTTAGAGCCGTAGAGGGTTGTCTATTGTCATTATCCTTCTTAAGAATTGAAGTTTGAAAAACATGGTTATATATGAGTTTGAGATTGTTGATCTCTGAATAAGTCAGTGTGACAGATCTCGTTCGTCGTGGCTTAAATTCTAACTGAAAATTCAAGTTTTAAAAGCAACCTGGAAGCACTAGAACTTGGGTTCTAACCCCCTGCCTCTTCATTTCTTTATTGTGTTATCCCCTCACCCCCCACATTCAAGTTGGGTTAGTTTTCCCAAGTCTAGTAGTAGTCGAGGGTCCCCCAGCATAGTGAATAAAATCAGAATAAGAACTTAAGTTTGAAAAATATTGTTATATATATGAGTTTGAGATTGATGATCTCATAATAAGTCAGTGCACCAGATCTCGTTCGTCGTGGCATAAATGCTGACTGAAAATTCAAGCTGTAAAAAGCAACTTGGAAGCACCAGAACTTGAGTTCTAACCCCTTCCCTCTCTATTTCTTTATCATGTTATCCCCTCTCCCTACCCCCCATTCCCCCACATTCAAGTTGGGGTAGTTTTGGCAAGTCTAGTCGTAAATAAAAGCAGATGGGATCGTCTTTTCTTGAAATGGTCTATGAACATTTAATATCTATACCAGGCTGATTTGGAGTTGTGCTCATGGTTGGTGCAGAATGGCTAAGATGTGGGAGAACATTTGTGTGCACCACGACACCCAGTTCCAGATTGCAACTGAACTCAAGTCCCTTGATATTATGCTTGCTCCCAGAGAAACAACAAGGCCTCATCACCTATGCACCATCGAACTTTCAAATGTCATTCAACAATGGCTAGAACAATTTGAGAATATGGTTAACCAGCAAAAACAATATGTTCGATGTCTCCACAACTGGTTGAAACTCAACCTCATCCCTTTAGAAAGCAGCCTCAAGGAGAAAGTCTCGTCGCCACCCCGAGCCAAGAACCCTCCAATACAATACCTCCTTCACGCATGGCACGATTCCCTAGAGAAGCTTCCCGACGAGGTAACAAGAACTGCCATCTCATCCTTTGGGGCCGTGATTAGGACCATCTTATTGCAGCAAGAGGAGGAGATGAAGTCGAAGCAAACATGTGAGGAGATGAGGAAGGAGTACCTAAGGAAGAATCAGTCCTTTGAGGACTGGTATCACAAGTACACCCAACGAAAGGGTCCGGAGGCTATGGATCCAGATCCTGGGGAAGATGGGACAGGAAAGGATCCGATTACAGAGAGACGGTTTGTGGTGAGTAGTTTGAAGAAGAGGTTGGAGGAGGAGACAGAGAAGCACCAACGACAATGTGTTCAAGTGAGAGAGAAGTCTCTCGGGACCCTTAAAACGCGGCTTCCGGAGCTTTTCCGAGCATTGTCAGAATATGCTCATGCTTCCTGTGATTCCTACAATAAACTGAGGGCTATTGTGTTATCACAAAGTTCCAATGGGGTTTCTTGATGACATTTGGGACTTTTTGTAACTTGGTTAGTTTTAAGTTAAATTGGTAGTTTTGTGTTTGGTTCATATTTTGGTTTGGCTTTCAACATTTGTATCTTTCTGCCTATGTTTAGTAGTTAGTACATAAATTATGCTTCTGTTAGCTTTACATAAACTAGAGTAACATTGGAGAAGACATTGTTAGGTTGACTGCAAATTTCCCCTAAGCCCTTATTTGGATAGGAAAAGAGGAGGAAAACAGAGGGCAATGGAGTGAAGGTGAAGGGGGGAGTTTTCTGTTCCAAATGTCTCGTGTCGGAAATGTTTTTTATTTGTGTTGGAGGAAACAGAATATATCCTATTTTCCTCCCTTTCAAATCCCTGCCTTCATCTTGATAAACAAATAGTAGAAATTGCCTCTCTACATCTCCCCTCATTTCCCTTCATACTCTTCTATACAGTTAGACTATTGAGCTTTCAATCTTTGAGGCCGTCACTGCTCCAGACACAAGTACACTGGTATAAGACCGTTTTGCTGTTAGATTACACATTGATGATATTCGGTATTTTTCATCATTTATGTGATGACACGAGACATTTTTTGAAACAAAAACCGAAATACAGTGAAGGAGCGTAACTAGCACTAGTATCCAGTTATCCACTATTCAGGATTGGTACAAATGAACTCATTACGTTCCCCATCAGGGCAAATGGTATCATACTATATCAtcattctgtttttttttttttttttttgtgatggaAAACATATTTGGCCCCTTCATCCTATTCATACGTAATCTTTTGACTTGAGTTGTCAACTTTGTACCCCTATTTTCACAATACGTAATGACTGGCTTTTTTAGACAAGATATTATGAAAATACGGAGTACGTGTTTTGCATCTTTATTCTTTACATATTTTTGATAATATAAGTTGAAAGAGGACAGCACAAgctaaaaaaaattgataaatgtTTTTTTTAACCGCATGGCTGCGACTGTTACGTTACATTTGCCGGATACCAAGACTTCAAACAACTGCAACCGGCATTGCATTTCAAACCCACAGCCTCTAGGAAGTTTCTAAATCCGGGCAGAATGCCAGCATCTACAAGTTGCGACTAACATTGGGTAACGGCTACTGAGTGGCACTAACAACCTAATGCCTTCATCTTTGTGATGTAGAGGAACGAATTCCATCTTAGCTAAATCTTCTATACTTCTGTAACTAGATCTGTAAATCCCCCTCCGCTCAAAGATCTATGGTACTTCCGCTGCAGCTGAATTCCGATGGCCTCCAATAATGGTACCTACTCTCTCTCCCTTAATCGCTCGTGAGATGTTACCTTCTTTGTTCAGATTGAAGACAACCACTGCATCAAACAATAATTGTTATTAGAACATATGTTAATCAGACTCATTTTACTTAT
The Silene latifolia isolate original U9 population chromosome 11, ASM4854445v1, whole genome shotgun sequence genome window above contains:
- the LOC141612212 gene encoding polyubiquitin, translating into MHEISMKELTVSSLRDDEGCVSCIYTPFLFSFKPPLNLNHLKIPSPLNIQIFACLLFKTMQLIIVTYAGHFFIDVHPQEPILEIKQKISNTLSISITSQTLDVLGLELIDGLDLGDYPMIVEGTKIDLFVDSSFYDMAPMELEHDHDNKILVTIKFSSRQINIEVEVTETVQSLKEKIHILDGTPTKRMSLYISGLEMDEECRYLGEYGVQEFSEISVSLKSMNRVKVEPSTRKLSMVIQTSISLLSASIPLEMKDSCSVNEVRQLLLSRKILPVDDYIFIHKQRIMRDSCTLRWHGVENGDYLYVFTGTVSKDGR
- the LOC141612211 gene encoding protein ALTERED PHOSPHATE STARVATION RESPONSE 1, which encodes MGCAQSRIDNEEAVTRCKERRILMKDALVARSAYAAVHSAYAHALKNAGSALSTYGHGEAPIDPEIAAVSAPPPVSVPEPPPPPPPQEQEQEQEPLPPPPPPLPTFTPSPLQRSVTMPEFSVSKRGEGGVSRMESLDEAADEAVTEAVVRESDGSGNGGIKGMAWDYFFMSDNNNMHGSGLGEIDEEIEEDEDDDEDDDEDEDEEDDEHDHLDHHHHRQHVRGHSVGGVHIGKEIEFKTPEKAMAPEDMGMETPPRPSEDMGFRHFVHSNTAPPDVGRVVSSSSKVENGGGGGGGGNKVNLVKVLKEIDDCFLKASECAQEVTKVLEAHKFQYHSNFADNRVPVDHAARVMRVITWNKALSSMSEGGKDEYEDNETLATVLDKLMAWEKKLYEEVKAGELMKLEYQRKVGLLNKQKKRGANAESVEKTKAAVSHLHTRYIVDMQSMDSTVAEVNELRDQQLYPKLVELVDGMAKMWENICVHHDTQFQIATELKSLDIMLAPRETTRPHHLCTIELSNVIQQWLEQFENMVNQQKQYVRCLHNWLKLNLIPLESSLKEKVSSPPRAKNPPIQYLLHAWHDSLEKLPDEVTRTAISSFGAVIRTILLQQEEEMKSKQTCEEMRKEYLRKNQSFEDWYHKYTQRKGPEAMDPDPGEDGTGKDPITERRFVVSSLKKRLEEETEKHQRQCVQVREKSLGTLKTRLPELFRALSEYAHASCDSYNKLRAIVLSQSSNGVS